From the Flavimarina sp. Hel_I_48 genome, one window contains:
- a CDS encoding 1-aminocyclopropane-1-carboxylate deaminase/D-cysteine desulfhydrase, with protein MNIFDQHLDSKNQFLFKDSATGIRLTVKREDQLDAAVSGNKFRKLKYNIAEAKANGFKTLLTYGGAFSNHIAATAKAGKITGLKTVGIIRGDELGADLQKTFSQNATLRLADACGMQLKFISRGQYREKGTPCFRESVLTDFEDFYELPEGGTNALAIKGCKEILNAEDKDYDYICCPAGTGGTAAGIIEASEKHQQILVFSALKGDFLKEEIARFTTKQNWSLITDYHCGGYARVSSDLITFINESKKTYKIQLDPIYTGKMFYGIHEMIRSGYFSKNTRILAVHTGGLQGIPGINARLKKQGSKLIDYEN; from the coding sequence ATGAACATTTTTGATCAGCATTTAGATAGTAAAAATCAGTTTCTTTTTAAAGATTCAGCTACTGGAATCCGTTTGACTGTAAAGCGGGAGGATCAACTGGATGCGGCCGTTTCCGGAAATAAATTCAGGAAACTTAAATATAACATCGCAGAGGCAAAAGCAAATGGTTTTAAGACATTGCTTACCTATGGCGGTGCTTTTTCAAATCATATTGCGGCTACCGCCAAGGCAGGAAAAATTACCGGATTAAAAACAGTAGGGATTATTCGTGGGGACGAACTAGGCGCAGACTTGCAAAAAACCTTTTCTCAAAATGCTACGTTGCGGTTAGCAGATGCATGCGGGATGCAACTCAAATTTATCTCGCGCGGCCAGTACCGGGAAAAAGGAACGCCCTGCTTCCGCGAAAGCGTGCTCACGGATTTTGAGGATTTTTATGAACTGCCGGAAGGTGGCACCAATGCACTCGCCATAAAAGGTTGTAAAGAGATCCTTAATGCAGAGGATAAGGATTACGATTATATTTGCTGCCCGGCGGGCACGGGTGGAACCGCCGCCGGGATCATTGAAGCTTCCGAAAAACACCAACAAATACTCGTTTTTTCGGCTTTAAAGGGAGATTTTCTAAAGGAGGAAATTGCGCGGTTTACCACAAAACAAAACTGGAGTTTGATCACAGACTATCATTGTGGCGGTTATGCACGCGTGAGTTCAGATTTGATCACGTTCATCAATGAATCCAAAAAGACCTACAAAATACAGTTAGATCCCATCTATACTGGCAAGATGTTTTATGGGATACACGAAATGATCAGAAGTGGCTATTTCTCTAAAAATACCCGTATTTTAGCCGTTCATACTGGAGGTCTGCAAGGTATTCCGGGAATCAATGCCCGACTCAAAAAACAGGGATCTAAGTTAATAGATTATGAGAATTAA
- a CDS encoding glucosaminidase domain-containing protein, with protein MRIKHIISIILVCFIALSCGSSKRKYRENARKTVVIDRKNTETNIPAATSPSTEKKVTSASYSSVEGYLAAFSRIAQEEMRTYKIPASITLAQAVLESGAGKGALTLKANNHFGIKCHDWTGDVVYHDDDARGECFRKYNDPKFSFRDHSLFLTGRQRYASLFNLKPDDYEGWAQGLRKAGYATDRKYPEKLISIIERYRLYIYDSEVLGNNPGKFAERSKNVVNIHTVQKGDTLYAIAKRYNLTVEELKSKNRLSGNTIEIGQELNVTPEYNGF; from the coding sequence ATGAGAATTAAGCACATAATTAGTATAATTCTGGTTTGTTTTATCGCGCTGAGCTGTGGTAGCAGTAAGCGAAAATACCGTGAAAATGCCCGAAAAACAGTCGTTATTGACCGAAAAAACACGGAAACCAATATTCCTGCAGCAACATCACCGTCTACTGAAAAAAAAGTGACCAGTGCCTCTTACTCCAGTGTTGAGGGATATCTGGCAGCTTTCTCGCGTATTGCTCAGGAAGAAATGCGTACGTATAAAATTCCGGCAAGTATAACACTGGCGCAGGCCGTGCTTGAATCTGGCGCGGGAAAAGGGGCGCTAACCCTCAAGGCAAATAACCATTTTGGTATAAAATGCCACGACTGGACCGGCGATGTGGTTTACCATGATGATGATGCCCGCGGCGAATGTTTCAGGAAATACAATGATCCTAAATTCTCTTTTAGGGATCATTCCCTTTTTCTGACCGGCCGGCAGCGCTATGCCAGTCTCTTTAACCTCAAGCCAGATGATTATGAGGGTTGGGCCCAGGGATTGCGCAAGGCAGGTTATGCCACAGACCGAAAATATCCCGAAAAATTGATAAGTATTATAGAACGTTACCGTCTATATATATATGACAGTGAAGTGCTGGGCAATAATCCCGGTAAATTTGCTGAGCGGTCTAAAAACGTTGTCAATATTCACACCGTGCAAAAAGGGGATACCCTCTACGCGATCGCTAAGAGATATAACCTTACGGTGGAAGAATTAAAAAGTAAAAACAGACTTTCTGGAAATACCATAGAAATAGGCCAGGAACTTAATGTTACACCCGAATATAACGGATTTTAA
- a CDS encoding tail fiber domain-containing protein: MMNITFLLRKVLLYCAILLTCNSIAQIGIGTETPEESSILDIRSTNGDKGILIPRVNITDLSTQAPITGNILESESLLVYNLNATTGKGFYYWTGTNWAKLTVEEDDDNTSIYTDNGTITDNLRTINLDDHIFGYINNAVDNDYLYLSPAGLNSNEYYWSSSTGHGFAIGTTEALVIDTNRMTTLISNNSPPSPTSGSLVIKHNVNDGTGVSSIVFPSSSNRGTDYGYISYQDDVDTTDAALEKGLLTIGVENDGTTNNREDIADNMNLVASGSIGIANTNPNIRASLDLGQKNKGLLINRVALTSITSGSPIYGNQADIPESMLVYNTATAGSGDTQVKPGFYYWSAGKWNPMSISEKNIYTNDATLTENRKVDLSNKSLAFTNSTRNGKIGINIDTPVAPLHIYESTGSAATNQTGSLILEHGNSGGESSILFKSKANSGSDYAYISYKDDSDSTNVSNENSLLTIGVENDGSANNDSADIDNINLVASGSVGISNINPNIKASLDLGSKNKGLLINRVALTGLNSSTPIYGNQSDMPESMLVYNTATANSGSNQITPGFYYWQSGKWIKLRTGDEQNIYTTSGKITQDRTLDLDSHAFNISLGSTQRFRFNSNGRLRLNAYGNTAFTESPSFLLGVNTNGEVTQSTPSSIYESTSKAWYKQQTTTPPTSIDDNIYTNGKLAIGKNNAYGALHLYEVTGSTPSYNGGSLTLEHGNTGGESSVVFKSKVNGDSDYAYIRYQEDYDGTATGSNENGRLTIGIENDGEGTVQDDINLKATGVIGYSVGSTTTSTYNMTANAFYPLSTNTKDLGLTGNRWRNLFVKTINTSNLSAANINASGNITAAANITAGADITTTNLTASQNITAVSVTETSDVRLKENIQNLEYGLRTLERIKTHQYNFKSDNTKKIHYGVIAQELQQILPALIHEGNDPEKILSVNYIELIPILINAVKEQQQTLEGQNSKIKNLENAVVEIKQMLSNETAQNTVGGY, translated from the coding sequence ATGATGAATATTACTTTTCTACTACGAAAGGTGCTGCTTTACTGTGCCATACTACTAACTTGCAATAGTATTGCCCAGATAGGAATAGGCACGGAAACTCCGGAAGAATCTTCTATTCTTGACATTAGATCTACCAATGGTGATAAAGGTATTTTGATACCCCGGGTAAACATCACTGATTTAAGCACACAAGCACCCATAACGGGAAATATTCTAGAAAGTGAGAGTCTTCTGGTGTATAACCTTAATGCTACTACCGGTAAAGGTTTTTACTACTGGACCGGAACAAACTGGGCTAAACTTACCGTAGAGGAAGATGATGATAACACCAGCATTTATACTGACAATGGAACGATAACAGATAACCTGCGAACCATTAATCTGGATGATCATATATTTGGATATATCAATAATGCTGTAGATAATGATTATTTATATCTATCACCGGCAGGTCTAAACTCAAATGAATATTACTGGTCATCCAGTACCGGTCATGGTTTTGCCATAGGCACTACAGAAGCTCTTGTCATAGATACTAATAGAATGACGACCTTAATTTCTAACAACTCCCCACCCTCACCCACTAGCGGATCCCTGGTAATAAAACATAATGTAAATGATGGTACTGGAGTTTCCTCTATAGTCTTTCCCAGTTCAAGCAACAGGGGAACTGATTATGGATATATAAGTTACCAGGATGACGTGGATACCACAGACGCAGCCTTAGAAAAAGGATTACTTACCATAGGGGTAGAAAATGATGGAACAACTAATAATCGGGAAGATATTGCAGATAATATGAACCTTGTAGCCAGTGGCTCCATAGGAATTGCAAACACAAATCCTAATATAAGAGCTTCACTGGATTTAGGACAGAAAAATAAAGGTCTGCTCATAAACAGAGTAGCATTAACGAGTATAACTTCCGGAAGCCCTATATATGGGAACCAAGCAGATATCCCAGAATCCATGCTCGTTTATAACACGGCAACAGCCGGTTCTGGCGATACCCAGGTTAAACCTGGTTTTTATTATTGGTCGGCAGGTAAATGGAACCCCATGTCTATCTCAGAGAAGAATATCTATACAAATGATGCCACTCTTACAGAAAACAGGAAAGTAGACCTCTCTAATAAAAGCTTAGCCTTTACAAATTCTACCAGAAACGGTAAAATAGGAATTAATATAGATACACCGGTTGCTCCTCTGCATATCTATGAGTCCACGGGTAGTGCAGCTACAAACCAAACAGGAAGTCTAATACTAGAGCATGGTAACAGTGGTGGTGAGTCTTCCATTTTGTTTAAGAGTAAAGCAAACTCCGGTAGTGATTATGCATACATAAGCTATAAGGATGATAGCGACAGTACCAACGTCTCAAATGAGAATAGCCTTCTTACCATAGGTGTTGAAAATGATGGTAGTGCTAATAATGATTCTGCAGATATTGACAACATTAATCTTGTAGCCAGTGGCTCTGTAGGAATCTCTAACATAAATCCTAACATTAAAGCTTCTCTGGATTTAGGTTCAAAAAATAAAGGCCTTCTTATCAATAGGGTTGCCTTAACTGGTTTAAATTCTAGCACTCCTATTTATGGTAATCAATCAGATATGCCAGAATCAATGTTAGTATACAACACAGCAACAGCAAATTCAGGGTCTAACCAAATTACTCCAGGCTTTTATTATTGGCAATCGGGCAAATGGATTAAACTACGCACTGGCGATGAACAAAACATTTACACGACCAGCGGAAAGATAACCCAGGACCGCACACTTGACCTTGACAGTCATGCCTTTAATATCAGTTTGGGAAGCACACAACGCTTTCGGTTCAATTCTAACGGGCGTTTAAGATTAAATGCCTATGGAAATACTGCTTTTACAGAAAGCCCTAGTTTCCTACTAGGAGTAAATACCAACGGTGAGGTCACTCAGTCCACTCCAAGCTCAATATATGAATCAACCAGCAAGGCCTGGTACAAACAGCAAACTACAACGCCGCCCACTTCCATTGATGATAATATTTATACAAATGGAAAGCTCGCTATTGGAAAAAATAATGCTTACGGTGCCCTGCACCTTTACGAGGTTACCGGATCTACACCTAGCTATAACGGAGGGTCGCTTACGCTTGAGCATGGCAATACCGGAGGAGAATCATCAGTTGTTTTCAAGAGTAAGGTCAATGGAGACAGTGATTATGCCTATATCAGATATCAGGAAGATTACGATGGGACTGCTACAGGATCTAATGAAAATGGCCGGCTCACCATAGGTATAGAAAATGATGGAGAAGGGACTGTGCAAGATGATATAAACTTAAAAGCAACAGGTGTAATTGGTTATAGTGTAGGCAGTACGACTACCAGCACCTATAATATGACGGCAAATGCTTTCTATCCTTTGAGTACTAATACAAAAGATCTGGGCCTAACGGGCAACAGATGGCGCAATCTGTTTGTTAAGACTATAAACACTTCAAATTTAAGCGCGGCTAATATAAATGCATCTGGAAACATAACAGCCGCAGCAAATATAACCGCAGGGGCAGATATCACCACTACAAATCTAACTGCATCTCAAAATATAACCGCGGTAAGTGTCACAGAAACATCTGATGTTCGTTTAAAGGAAAATATACAAAACCTTGAATACGGCCTTCGTACACTTGAAAGGATAAAGACCCATCAATACAATTTTAAGAGCGATAATACAAAAAAAATACATTATGGTGTTATCGCGCAAGAACTACAGCAGATTCTCCCCGCCCTCATACATGAAGGTAATGACCCAGAAAAAATTTTAAGTGTAAATTATATCGAATTGATTCCTATTTTAATTAATGCAGTTAAAGAGCAGCAACAAACCTTAGAAGGTCAAAACAGCAAGATTAAAAATCTGGAAAATGCTGTTGTCGAAATCAAACAGATGTTATCTAATGAAACAGCGCAGAATACAGTTGGGGGTTATTGA
- a CDS encoding DUF5522 domain-containing protein, with product MNHYKQHVPVEDGDFYLTPEGYRCFTEQYHLKRGYCCESGCRHCPYGYDKKTNRKSY from the coding sequence ATGAATCACTATAAACAACATGTGCCGGTAGAGGATGGGGACTTCTATCTTACCCCAGAAGGCTATCGCTGTTTTACCGAACAATATCATCTCAAACGAGGTTATTGTTGTGAAAGCGGTTGCCGCCATTGTCCCTACGGTTATGATAAAAAGACAAACCGTAAGAGCTACTAA
- the lipB gene encoding lipoyl(octanoyl) transferase LipB has product MAKKIEIRDLGLKDYKETWEYQEQLFREILDLKISNRRENKNEPTPNYLLFVEHPHVYTLGKSGDIRNLLCTEAQLQEKGASFYKINRGGDITYHGPGQIVGYPILDLENFFTDIHKYLRFLEEMVILTLAEYNIEAGRSPGETGVWLDAGTPYARKICAMGVRASRWVTMHGFAFNVNADLGYFDNIIPCGIQGKAVTSLNVELGKKIVSMEEVKGKLLHHFKTLFEAEYEYTNQ; this is encoded by the coding sequence ATGGCCAAAAAAATTGAAATACGCGACCTGGGGCTTAAGGATTACAAAGAGACCTGGGAATATCAAGAGCAGCTCTTTAGGGAGATTCTTGACTTAAAAATCAGTAATAGGAGAGAAAATAAAAATGAACCGACTCCCAATTACCTGCTTTTTGTTGAGCATCCCCATGTGTATACGCTGGGCAAAAGCGGGGACATACGAAACCTGCTGTGCACGGAGGCGCAACTTCAAGAAAAAGGGGCCAGTTTTTACAAAATAAACAGGGGAGGGGACATTACCTATCATGGTCCCGGTCAGATCGTGGGTTATCCCATCCTTGATCTCGAAAATTTTTTTACAGATATACACAAATACCTGCGGTTTCTTGAAGAAATGGTTATTCTCACCCTCGCCGAATACAATATAGAGGCTGGCCGGTCTCCAGGAGAAACGGGCGTATGGCTTGATGCGGGAACGCCTTATGCGCGTAAGATATGTGCCATGGGTGTACGTGCCAGCCGATGGGTCACCATGCACGGCTTTGCTTTTAACGTCAACGCAGATCTGGGCTATTTTGATAATATCATTCCATGTGGCATTCAAGGTAAAGCGGTCACTTCCTTAAATGTTGAACTTGGAAAAAAAATTGTCTCGATGGAAGAGGTAAAAGGCAAGTTGCTGCATCATTTTAAAACTCTCTTCGAGGCAGAATACGAGTATACCAATCAATAA
- the hemL gene encoding glutamate-1-semialdehyde 2,1-aminomutase, with translation MQYKRSSALFVEAQKVIPGGVNSPVRAFKSVGGDPIFVKEAKGAYLYDEDGNRLIDYINSWGPMILGHAYQPVVDAVIEKTKKGTSFGMPTELETKIAQLAVKMVPNIDKIRFVNSGTEACMSAVRLARGFTGRDKIIKFAGCYHGHSDSFLIQAGSGAVTFGSPNSPGVTRGTAKDTLLAPYNNLDKVAEILEANTNEVACIIVEPVAGNMGCIPPAGGFLEGLRELCDSHGALLIFDEVMTGFRLAPGGVQELLGIKADIVTFGKVIGGGLPVGAFAARNEIMDYLAPLGPVYQAGTLSGNPLAMVAGLKMLEALDADHGIFKNLAEKTEYLHKGIAEALNKNNVVHTINRKGSMLSVHFDSAAVTDFESAAKGDNETFKKFFHGLLDNGIYIAPSAYESWFITDALTYEDLDETISAVAKIAPTLN, from the coding sequence ATGCAGTATAAAAGAAGCAGTGCGCTATTTGTTGAGGCGCAAAAAGTAATACCCGGCGGCGTAAACTCACCAGTACGCGCGTTCAAATCAGTAGGTGGTGACCCCATCTTCGTAAAAGAGGCCAAAGGCGCTTATTTATATGACGAAGATGGCAACCGGCTTATTGACTATATAAATTCCTGGGGTCCTATGATCCTGGGGCACGCCTATCAACCCGTGGTTGATGCGGTGATCGAAAAAACCAAAAAGGGGACTTCCTTTGGGATGCCCACGGAACTGGAAACCAAAATTGCGCAGTTGGCCGTAAAAATGGTCCCGAATATTGATAAAATACGCTTTGTAAACAGCGGTACCGAAGCCTGCATGAGCGCGGTAAGGCTGGCGCGCGGTTTTACCGGAAGGGATAAGATTATCAAATTTGCCGGATGCTACCACGGTCATTCTGATTCATTCCTGATACAGGCGGGGAGTGGCGCGGTTACTTTTGGTTCGCCCAATAGTCCCGGAGTTACCAGGGGAACGGCAAAAGACACTTTGCTGGCGCCCTACAATAACCTGGATAAAGTTGCAGAAATATTAGAGGCAAATACAAATGAAGTCGCCTGTATTATTGTGGAGCCGGTCGCCGGAAATATGGGCTGCATCCCACCCGCAGGAGGTTTTCTGGAAGGACTGCGCGAACTCTGTGATTCTCACGGTGCGTTACTTATTTTTGATGAGGTCATGACCGGTTTTAGGTTGGCTCCCGGTGGTGTGCAGGAACTTCTGGGCATAAAGGCAGATATTGTGACTTTTGGTAAAGTGATAGGTGGCGGACTCCCAGTGGGGGCTTTCGCTGCGCGGAATGAGATCATGGACTATCTTGCGCCTCTTGGGCCCGTCTATCAGGCAGGAACATTGAGCGGAAATCCGCTGGCAATGGTTGCTGGTCTCAAAATGCTTGAAGCGTTAGACGCAGATCACGGTATCTTTAAAAACCTTGCCGAAAAAACCGAATACCTTCACAAGGGTATCGCCGAAGCCCTTAATAAGAACAATGTGGTTCATACCATAAACCGAAAGGGATCTATGCTATCGGTACATTTTGACTCGGCTGCGGTAACTGATTTTGAATCAGCTGCAAAAGGGGACAATGAAACCTTCAAAAAGTTCTTTCACGGTTTGCTTGATAACGGCATTTATATTGCACCAAGTGCTTATGAATCCTGGTTTATCACAGATGCATTAACGTACGAGGATCTGGATGAAACGATTTCCGCAGTAGCGAAAATTGCTCCAACGCTGAATTAA
- the lysS gene encoding lysine--tRNA ligase: MQLSEQEIIRREKLATLRKMDINPYPAAEFKFTHTSKKIKEDYKEGEKVVIAGRLMTRRIQGKASFAELQDSDGRIQVYFNRDEICTGEDKTLYNDVYKKLLDIGDIIGITGELFTTQVGEKTIMVKDFQILSKSLRPLPQPRTDAEGNTFDAFSDAEQRYRQRYVDLIVNRKVRDTFIKRTKITNTIRQFFNERDYLEVETPILQPIPGGATARPFITHHNALDIPLYLRIANELYLKRLIVGGFDGVYEFSKDFRNEGMDRTHNPEFTVMELYVAYKDYNWMMSMTEELLEKVAINTTGNSKIKVGKEEIEFKAPYPRVPILEAIKKHTGYEVAGKSEEELRTIAKELDLEVDDTMGVGKLIDEIFGEKCEHHYKQPTFITDYPKEMSPLTKEHRSNPALTERFELMINGKEVANAYSELNDPLEQRARFEDQLALSEKGDDEAMFIDQDFLRALEYGMPPTSGIGIGIDRLVMLMTDNASIQEVLFFPQMKPEKKPLDLSESEKAIYSILKKEKNLPLETLKEQSGLSNKKWDKGIKGLTKQELAIVEKNGEEITVKIKE; the protein is encoded by the coding sequence ATGCAACTTTCAGAACAGGAAATCATAAGGCGTGAGAAACTCGCGACCCTGCGCAAAATGGATATTAACCCATATCCCGCTGCGGAATTCAAATTTACGCATACCTCAAAAAAGATAAAAGAGGACTATAAGGAAGGTGAAAAAGTGGTTATTGCAGGCCGCCTGATGACGCGCCGTATTCAGGGGAAAGCTTCTTTTGCCGAGTTGCAGGATAGCGACGGTCGCATTCAGGTCTACTTTAACAGAGATGAGATCTGTACGGGCGAGGACAAAACGCTATACAATGATGTCTATAAAAAATTGCTTGATATAGGTGATATTATAGGTATTACAGGTGAATTATTTACTACGCAAGTAGGTGAGAAAACAATCATGGTCAAAGATTTTCAGATCTTGAGCAAATCGTTACGGCCCTTGCCACAACCGCGCACAGATGCTGAAGGAAATACATTTGACGCCTTTTCTGATGCTGAGCAACGTTACCGCCAGCGCTATGTAGATCTTATCGTTAACCGAAAAGTGCGCGATACGTTTATAAAACGAACTAAAATCACGAATACCATTCGCCAGTTTTTCAATGAGCGGGATTATCTGGAAGTTGAAACACCCATTTTACAACCTATTCCCGGGGGTGCCACGGCAAGGCCATTTATAACGCACCATAATGCGCTTGATATTCCATTGTATCTGCGTATCGCCAATGAACTTTATTTAAAAAGACTTATTGTAGGTGGTTTTGATGGAGTGTATGAGTTTTCAAAAGATTTCCGAAATGAAGGGATGGACCGTACCCATAATCCTGAGTTTACGGTGATGGAACTTTATGTAGCCTATAAAGACTATAACTGGATGATGAGCATGACCGAAGAATTACTTGAAAAAGTTGCCATCAACACCACTGGGAACAGTAAAATAAAAGTGGGCAAAGAAGAAATTGAATTTAAAGCGCCCTACCCACGCGTTCCCATTCTCGAAGCTATTAAAAAACATACGGGCTACGAAGTTGCCGGTAAATCTGAAGAAGAACTGCGCACCATTGCAAAAGAACTGGATCTGGAAGTTGATGATACCATGGGCGTGGGCAAACTCATTGATGAGATTTTTGGTGAAAAATGTGAGCACCATTATAAGCAGCCCACATTTATCACAGATTATCCTAAAGAAATGAGTCCGTTGACTAAAGAGCACCGCTCCAATCCCGCACTCACCGAACGTTTTGAACTTATGATAAACGGTAAGGAAGTGGCAAATGCCTATTCTGAGCTCAACGACCCGCTAGAGCAGCGCGCGCGTTTTGAAGATCAGCTGGCGCTAAGCGAAAAAGGCGATGATGAAGCTATGTTCATTGATCAGGATTTTCTTCGTGCGTTAGAATACGGTATGCCGCCCACATCTGGAATAGGTATTGGTATTGATCGCTTAGTGATGCTCATGACGGATAATGCTTCCATTCAGGAAGTGCTGTTCTTTCCTCAAATGAAACCGGAGAAAAAACCATTGGATCTTTCCGAATCTGAAAAAGCGATTTATTCCATACTGAAAAAAGAAAAAAACCTGCCCCTGGAAACGCTCAAAGAGCAAAGCGGACTCAGCAACAAAAAATGGGATAAGGGCATTAAAGGTTTGACAAAACAGGAACTTGCAATAGTAGAGAAAAACGGGGAAGAAATAACCGTCAAAATAAAAGAGTAA
- a CDS encoding DUF4136 domain-containing protein, which translates to MKTLKPILMFLLVGLLASCSSVRVATDYDQSANFNDYNTFAFFKPGIDQAEISDLDKKRILRAIESELMSKGFTKSENPSMLVSIFTTAQQRVDVYNNMGWGWGGFGPWGFGPYGYGGFYGGNNIARTTEGTLYIDLIDAQKKELVWQGQGNGYLAADVNKKQARINEIVNEIMMQYPPQVAKN; encoded by the coding sequence ATGAAAACACTTAAACCCATCCTGATGTTCTTGCTCGTAGGGCTTCTTGCATCCTGTAGTTCTGTGCGCGTAGCTACAGATTATGACCAGAGCGCGAACTTTAATGATTACAATACTTTTGCTTTTTTTAAACCTGGGATAGATCAAGCCGAAATTTCTGATCTTGATAAAAAACGCATCCTCCGTGCTATTGAAAGTGAGCTTATGTCTAAAGGTTTTACAAAATCCGAAAATCCCAGTATGCTTGTAAGCATTTTCACTACCGCGCAACAGCGCGTAGATGTTTACAATAACATGGGATGGGGATGGGGCGGTTTTGGTCCCTGGGGCTTTGGACCTTATGGTTACGGTGGTTTCTACGGCGGCAACAATATTGCCCGTACCACGGAAGGAACGCTTTATATAGACCTTATTGATGCCCAGAAAAAAGAATTGGTTTGGCAGGGTCAGGGCAATGGCTATCTTGCCGCGGACGTGAACAAAAAACAAGCCCGCATCAACGAGATCGTAAATGAGATCATGATGCAATATCCACCGCAAGTGGCTAAAAACTAA